Genomic window (Chthonomonas sp.):
TGCGCGCGCTGACGCGCGGTGCGAGCAGCGATGCCCGCGAGTTCGACGACCTCGTTGTCCGGCTCAACCCCACGCGCCCGTTCTTCATGATTCTCGACCATGCCGAGCACGTGCTGGGCCGCGAGGACGCCGTGCGGCAGTTGCTCTATTTCATCCCCGGCCTCACGGTCTTACTCATCTCGACGACCAAGCAATATGCGGGCGAAAAGGTGGAGATGGAACTTGGGCCGCTGTCCCTGGAATCCGTGAACGGTCAACCGAGCGAGGCCGCCATGCTCTTTGCTCGGCGCTATCAGCTTCAGCGCCCCGAGTACACGTTCTCCGAACCCGATTGGCGCGTGATCGATCAGATCGCGCATCAGGTAGGCGGCATTCCGGCCCACATGGAGGCCGTCGCGGCCCGAGCCCGGTTGCTCACTCCCACCCAAATTTCGAATTTGCTGAACGAGCGTCCGGCCGAGCTTTACGACAACCATTTGCAAGAGGTGTTCGAGCAACTTCCCGCGGCCGAGCGGCTAGCGCTGCTTCGCCTGAGCGTGCTCGGCTCCCCGGTGGGTCTCGACACGTTGCGCGGGCTCTGCGAGGAACTCACGCTGGACGAGATTGGCGAATTGGAACGGGCCGGTTGGCTCAATAGCCAACTCGATAGCACCAGCGCGTCGCGCTACGCGGTGCCGCCTGTTTTTAGGAGTGCAATTCTTAGCCAGTCTAGCGAGCTAGAGCGGGCCAGCGCGCAGCAACACTTGGTGAGCTTCTGCGAGGAGTTTGCCCAGATCGCCGACGCCGAAACTTACTCCGATCAGTTCTTCGATGCCGTGCGCCGGATCAGCGAAAACCACTCGATCATTCGCCAAACGCTCAACCATTTAGCCGAGCGCCAGCAGTGGGTAGATGTTGCGAAACTCGCCAACTGCTTGGGCCTCTATTGGCGTCACGTGGCTGCTCCAAGTGAGGGAATTGAGGTGCTGACCGAGATACTGAAGTACCACGCCGCGGGCAGCAATCTGGGCGACGTCCAGGTGGCGCGGCTCCACCTGCTGTTGGGTGGACTCCATCGCCTGACCGGCGACGCATGGCGCGCCAAAGCGCAATACGACGCGGCGTGGACGCACTATCAAAGTTCCGACGATTCGGTCAACCGCCTGCGGTGCATGTTTGGCGTGGCCGCGTATCTGCACGAGAGCCGAGGTTACGAGGAAGAGCGCGCTTGGCTCGAAGACGCCCTGGCGCTGGCCGTCGAGAACAATCACTTGGTCTTCCAAGCGTTTGCTCAGCAACGGCTGGGGCACGTCCACTTGAGCCTCGGCGATGATGATGCGGCCCGCGAGTCGTTCATGCGTTCGTTGATCCTCAGCCAAGAAGCCGGCGCAGAGTCGTACGAAGCCGCCGCGCTCGACGCCATTTCGTTGCTCGACCTGCGGCTGGGCAAGTTCCCGCAGGCCAAAAATCAGCTCATTGCCTCGCTCGCCCTGCAAGAGAAGAATCACGACTACTACGGCATGACTGACAACAAGGTCTATCTGGCCCGCGCTTGGATTGGCATGGGCGAGCTCGATCGTGCCCGGTTGTTGCTCAGCGAGGTGATGGAGACCAACGAATCGGGCCAGAACCTTCGCGACAATTTTATGGCGGTGCTCGCGCACTACGTGGTGGCCACCGAGCAGTGGCTGCACGCCGCGCAGCTGCTTGGGTTCATCAGCCGAGCCGCCTTTGGCGGTCGCCATCAGTCCATTCTCATCGGGCCGGAACTGGACGAGATGCAGCACCTTGTGTGCGAGCGACTCGGCAGCAAGTTCGAAGCCGAGTTTGGGCAGGGGCAAATCTATCGCCCGCGCGACATCGCGCGAATCGTGCCCGACATGTTGCGCCCGGGCTCGTAGGACCCGCAACTTTTCGAGCCGCCTCATCCGTATTCATGGGTATGCGACGTTACGCCGTTCTCGCCTCTCTCGTGGCCGTGGCTCCCCTGTGGGCTCAAGACGCCAAAGTTAGCCTGCATTTCAATGCGCGACCGGTGGGCGAAGTTGTCGCTCAACTCGCGGAAGCGTCGGGCGAAAAGCTCAAGGTGAGCGGCGCTCTCGGACGCACCATTGCCGTGGTCCATGTGGATGACGTTGACGCCGCGACCGCCAAAAAGAAGTTGGCCGAAGCCTTTGCCGCCAAATGGACGAAGGAAGGCGACATTGAATACCTTGCGCCCGACGACGTGGAGCGTCGTCGGTTGGCCGGAATCGCCTTTGCCAAAAAGGTCGCCGAAATCCAAAAGTCGCTCACCAAACTTGGCCCGGGAATGATGTCGGCCGCAATGGGTGGCATGGCTACCATGTCGGTAGGGATCAGCATGACCAAGGAGGAAAAGGGTGCTCAGCAACCACGCACCACGGGCGACATTCTCAAGGAGATTGCGGCTCAGTTGCCGCCCAACACAATCGCCGGTCTAAAGGAAGGCGAACGCGCCGTCTTTGCGACGAGCCCCAACCGCGTGCAGTTCGCGGTGAATCCGCGCATTCAGTCGTTGCTGCAAGAGTATGTGGCCGTCGCCAACGCGGAGGCCAGCAACGTCAAGCAAGGCGGCCCCGCACCAGTTGAAGACGGCATGAGCGAAATGCCAAGTTTCCTCCGGGACATGATGCGGGAGCAGGCTGAAGCTCGCAAGCCGCGCAAAATCGAAGGCGCGGCCAAGGCATTGCTCGTGGCCACCACCTCGGGCGGAATGCCGTTCATGGGAGGCAGCCTCTCGGTGACGCTCAAGTTTTTCAATGCCAGCGGCAAAGTTCTCGCGGTCAATACGGTCGAGGCTCAACCCGACTTCAGCTTCATTGCGAACGGCATGGAGGAGACAACCACGACCGACGACGGCAACGGAACGCGAACGGTTAACTTTGGAGGCCCGAAGCCGCCGAAGCCGGTCGAAGGGAAGAAGCTAGAGTTTTCGACCCTCGCCCAAGAGTTTATGGAAGCCGGCTCGTTCCGTATGGAAGCTCCGACCTCGATGATGGCCGAGGTGTCGCCGAAGCTGGCCGAGCAACTTCGCAACCCGGCCCAGTTCGACCCGCTTTCGTATCGCGAAGGCGAGGCTTTGGCGCAAATCGCCAAGACTAAAAAGCTGAACATCATCGCCTCGCTGCAAGACCCCAAGTCCAACTTGTTCTCGTTCATGCGCAGCGCCGAGGAGACGGAAACTGAAGAATCGTTCCTCAAGAGTTTGGACGACGATTACGCGGTGACCACCAAGGATGGCTGGCTGACGATTACGCCCGATGAGCCGAGCACAGTCCGGATTATTGACCGCTACGCGCTCACCAAAATCATTCGGGTGGCGAACGAAAAATGGATCCCGAGCTTGGATGACATCGCCGACTACGCTCAAGGCGGCGGTGACCTGAGCACTGGCTTTATTACGCAAAAATATGGCAAGGTCGCGCCGTTCCTCAGCACAATGCAAATGCCCGGACTCAGCAACTGGGACGCCGTCAAGTTCTATGGCGAGCTCGGGGGCGCGCGCCAGCAACTCCGCCAAAGCGGCATCACATTCGGGGTCGCCGGAATGAAGGCCCGCGAAGTCGCCAACACCCTGCTTATGGGGACGGAAGCCGAATACCGCACCGGCACCGAGTGGGACAAGGAGAACAGCAAGAACTTTATGACCCGCATGATGTCGAGCTTCTCGCCGGCCAGCGCTTGGCTCCAGGAGCCGACCGAGGTCAACCCGAGCGGGGTGCCCGACGCGACGAGAATCACGATGGTTGGCGAGCCGAAGACGGTGATCGTTCCGGCGCATAACAACGGCCCCGACCTTCGCTACGGCGCGCTCGATGCAGAAATGTTCGGCATGAGCGAGGGCATGATGGAGCAGATGAAGGATCAACCCGAGGTCTCCGCGTTTATGCCCGACATGTCGCGCGTCTTCGTGGGTCGCCAAACGGTGTATCGCCTCACGTTTGAAGTCCGTCCCGGCGTTTTCGCGCAGTACACGCTCCAAGACACGGTGATGGATCCGAAGGCCAAGCCGGTTTCGGCGGGCGACCTGCCGGTCGAGTTCCGCAAGCTGGCCAACAAGGCCAAGGAAGAAGCCAAGAACATGTTCCCCGCGGGCATGTTTATGGGCGGCCGACCGATGGCCCGACCGTAAGGCGTTATACTCTGGCTGTGGCCGAAAACCGCTTCGTTCGCACGCGCAACGATCACAGCCAAGAGACCGCCGAGGATTACGCCGAGCTTGTGTTTGAGCTCCGGGCGGAGTTCGGGTTGGCGCGCATTACCGACATCGCAGCGCGGATGTCGGTGAGCAACGCCACGGCGGCCAAGGTGTTGGTGCGGCTCGAACGCGAGGGCCTCGTGACGTTGCCCCCGCGCAAAGGCGTGCACCTTACGCCGACCGGAGAAAGCCTCGCCCTCAAATGCAAAGCCCGGCACGATGTCGTCGTCGAGTTTTTGCGGGCCCTCGGGGTGCCGCCGCCCGCCGCCGAGGTGGACGCCGAAGGCATGGAGCACCATGTTGGCGAAGCCACCCTTGGGGCGATGAGGAAGTTCCTCGCCGGTCGTTCATAATTGAGGGCATGTCCGCCGTCACTCTGACCCGCGATTCCAACCAAGCTCTCGGCATCGCTCAGTTCGCCCTCGATTTTCTGGCCGGGAAGCTCGGCTCCGGCCCCAGCGCGGCGGTGCTCACTCGCACCGAGCAATTCCACACTGA
Coding sequences:
- the mntR gene encoding manganese-binding transcriptional regulator MntR; the protein is MAENRFVRTRNDHSQETAEDYAELVFELRAEFGLARITDIAARMSVSNATAAKVLVRLEREGLVTLPPRKGVHLTPTGESLALKCKARHDVVVEFLRALGVPPPAAEVDAEGMEHHVGEATLGAMRKFLAGRS